AGGCGCTGTTCGCCACGGCGCTGGGTCTCGTGGCCGCCATTCCCGCCGTGATCTCGTACAACAAGTTCACCACCGACCTCGGCCGCTACGCCGACCGGCTGGAGACCTTCTCGGGCGAGTTCTCGGCGATCCTGTCGCGCCACCTCGAGGAGCGGGGAGCCGCCTGACATGGGAGCCCAGCTCGCAGGAAAGGGCGGCCACGGACGGGGCCGCCGCCGCGGATACCGCGCGATGGCCGACATCAACATGACGCCCTTCATCGACGTCATGCTGGTGCTGCTGATCGTCTTCATGGTCGCCGCACCGCTGCTGACCGTCGGCGTGCCGGTCGATCTGCCGAAGACCAACGCCGCCCCGCTGGAGGCGCAGAAGGACCCGCTGTTCGTGACCGTCCAGGCCGACGGCCGGGTCTATGTGCAGGAGACGGCGGTGGAGACGGCCAACATGGTGCCGCTGCTGATCGCCGTGACCAACAACAACCCAGACGCCCGCATCCTGGTGCGCGGCGACGCGAAGATCGCCTACGGCAAGATGCTGGAGGTGATGGGCACCATGAGCGCCGCCGGCTTCAAGAAGGTCGGGCTGGTCGCCGAGATGCCCAGCGGGCCGGGCGCCACCGGGCCGCGCGTCGGCGGCTCGGCGCAGCGCTGAGACGCCACGGCGAGTTGAAGGCTGACCCATGCGCAAACCCCTGATCGCCTCGGCAACGCTGCACGTCGCGCTGGTCGCGCTGTTCGTGCTCGGCATGCCGCCCAGCGATCGCAAGCTGGACATCCCCGAGTCCATCCCGATCGAGATCGTGGACATGGGCGAGGTGACCCAGGCCGCGCGCGTCGACAAGGGCGAGCCCAAGCCGTCGGCGCCGAAGCCGCCGGTGCCCGAGGCCAAGCCGAGCCCGCCGGCCCCCGCGCCGCCGGAGCCGGCCAGCGAGCCTCCGCCCCCGCCGCCGCCCCGGCCCGAGCCGAAGGTTCCGGAACCGCCCAAGGTTGCCCAGGTGACGCCGCCCCCGGCGCGCGAACCGCCGCCGCCGCCCAAGCCGGCGCCGCCCCCGCCGCCGCCCGATCCGGAGCCGGCGCCGGTGGTCAAGCCGCCCGAGCCCAAGCCGGAACCGAAGCCGCAGCCTCCGAAGCCGGAACCGCCCAAACCGGAACCGCCGAAGCCTGAGCCTCCCAAGCCCGAGCCCCCGAAGCCGGAGCCGAAGAAGCCCGAGCCGCCGAAGCCGGAACCGGCCAAACCGGAACCGCCGAAGCCCGAGCCCAAGAAGCCCGAGCCGGCCAAGCCGGAGCCGCCGAAGGCCGAGCCGAAGAAGCCGGAGAAGCCGCCGGAGAAGACCGACGCGCTGGCCGATCTTCTGAAGAATGTTCAGAAGAACGCCCCGGCCAAGCCGGCGGCCTCGGAGAGCAAGGCCGACGCCAAGCCGACCCAGCAGGCCGCCGCCTCGTCGGCGCCGTCGGGAGCCGCGAAGGCGGTGAACGGACCGGACAAGCCGTTCAAGCCGTCGGGCCGCGCCATCGACGGCATCCGCGGCGCGGTGAGCAAGAACTGGAACTTCGACCCGGGCCGCAAGGACGCCGGGAACATGCAGGTGGAGATCATCGTTGAGCTGGGCCGCGACGGTTCGGTCCTCAACGCGACGATCAACGAGAGGTACCGCTCCCGCTACATGTCGGACGCGGCCTTCCGGGCATCGGCCGACGCCGCGCTGCGCGCGGTGAAGCGGGCCAGCCCCCTGCCCATCAGCGAGTTCTCCGGCGACTTCACGCCCGCCCGGTATGAAGAGTGGCGTTACTTCGTGTTCAATTTCGACCCGAGGGACATGTTCTGACGATGACGAAGAAGACGAGGCTCCTGCTGAAGGCCGCCGGTTGCGCCGGCGCCCTGCTGCTCGCCCTCGGCGTCGCGGCGCCCGCCCCGGCCCGCGCCGAGGTGCGAATCGACATCACCAAGGGCGTGGTCGAGCCGCTGCCGATCGCCATCACCAGCTTCGCCGGTTCCGGTGGGCGCGAGGCGCAGGTCGGCTCGGACATCTCCAAGGTGGTCGCCGCCGATCTGGAGCGGTCGGGCCTGTTCCGCCCGCTCGACCCCAAGGGCTTCCTGCAGACTCCGGACCAGCTCCGCTCCGGCGAGCCGCGCTATCAGGACTGGCGCGCCGTCGGCGCCCAGGCGCTGGTCGCCGGCAACACCACCGCGATGGGCGACGGCCGCATGAAGGTCGACTTTCGCCTGTGGGACGTCGCCGCCGGCCAGTACATGCAGGGGCTGAGCTACACCGCGACCGCCGACAGCTGGCGCCGCATCGCCCACATCGTCGCCGACGCCATCTACAAGCGGCTGACCGGCGAAGAGGGCTATTTCGACACGCGCATCGTCTATGTGGCCGAATCCGGCCCGGCCAACGCGCGCAAGAAGCAGCTCGCCATCATGGACCAGGACGGTGAGAACCATCAGTTCCTGACCGACGGCAAGAACCTCGTCCTGACGCCGCGCTTCTCGCCGGCGACCCAGGAAATCACGTACATGTCGTACTTCAACAAGAAGCCGCGCGTGTACCTGTTCAACATCGACAGCGGCCGCCAGGAAGTCCTCGGTGACTTCGTCGGCATGACCTTCGCCCCGCGCTTCTCGCCGGACGGCAACAAGGTCATCATGAGCATGGCGCAGAACGGCAACACCGACATCTACGCCCTGGACCTGCGCACCCGCCGGCAGACCCAGCTCACCGATTCGCCGGGCATCGACACCGGCCCCAGCTACTCGCCGGACGGCCAGCGCATCGTCTTCGAGTCGGACCGCGGCGGCAGCCAGCAGCTCTACATCATGAACGCGGACGGCTCGGGGCCGAAGCGCCTGACCTTCGGCGAGGGCCGCTACGGCACGCCGGTGTGGTCGCCGCGCGGCGACCTGATCGCCTTCACTCGCCAGCGCGGCAGCAACTTCGCGCTCGGCGTGATCCGTCCGGACGGCACCGGCGAGCGCATCCTGACCGAGTCGTTCCACGTGGAAGGCCCGACCTGGGCGCCGAACGGCCGCGTGCTGAGCTTCTTCCGCGACGTTCCGGCCGGCGACGGCCGCGGGCGAAGCGCAAAGCTCTACACGATCGATGTGACCGGCGCAAACGAACGCCGTGTGATCACTCCGCTCGACGGCTCCGATCCCGCATGGTCGCCCTTGATTCCCTAGTGGAGTAGCCCTATTTTGCGCGCGCAAGAACGACGCTCAAGACGAAGGCCGGAAGTCGGTACTTCCGTCGGGGTCTGGCGGAAGTCGGCGGCGTTCTTCCTCCACAATCCGGTCAAAACATCTCGTGTCGCTTAGGGGGTCATTTAACATGCGTATCAAGTATCTGAGCCTGATCGCGGCTGTCGCTCTGGTTGCCGCTTGCGAAACCGCTCCGAAGGATGCCGGCAACGCCAACGCCACTGGCGCCGCCACGTCCAGCCAGATCCGCCCGGGCTCGCAGGAAGACCTGGTCGTCAACGTCGGCGACCGCGTGTTCTTCGGTCTCGACCGCTACGACCTGGCTCCGGAGGCTCGCGCCACCCTGGACCGTCAGGCTTCCTGGCTGAAGCAGTACCCGAACGTCACCGTGACCATCGAAGGCCACGCCGACGAGCGCGGCACCCGCGAGTACAACCTCGCCCTGGGTGAGCGTCGTGCCAACTCGGTGAAGAACTACCTCGTCGCCGGCGGCATCAACGCCTCGCGCGTCAAGGTCATCTCCTACGGCAAGGAGAAGCCGGCGGTCCTCGGCTCGAACGAGGCCTCCTGGGCGCAGAACCGCCGTGGCGTGACCGTCGTCGACTAACGACGGCGCCCGTCCGGGTTCCAAGGGAAACGCCGCTCCGGAGCGATCCGGAGCGGCGTTTTTCTTTTGGGGTATGGGGGAGGGGGCCTGAGCTTGGCGAGACCTTGCCCCCACCCCGACCCTCCCCCGCTGCGCGGGAGAGGGGGCCTTATGCGAAGCGGCATTTGTTCCCTCCCCTGCAAAGCGGGGGAGGGGTAGGGAGGGGGCAAGCCCGATCCGCACCCGAACGCAGAACGCAAAAAGCCACGCAAGCCGGGCAACGGCTGCGCTTCAGCATTCTCGAAGAAATTACGAAGAGGGGAGGATGGTGCTGCCAGAGAGGATTGAACTCTCGACCTCTCCCTTACCAAGGGAGTGCTCTACCACTGAGCTACGGCAGCGCCGGGACGGTTGTGCTGGCCGGGAAGAACTTGCGGCCAACCGTCGAAGTGGCGCGGGTTATGCCACAGGCTTTGCGCCGATGCAAGCGGTGAAGTGCCTTTTCAGCAAAGAAAAATGGGCGGGGAAATCCCCGCCCATGGACATGTCCGCGTCCCCGTCAATCAGTCGGAGCCGCCCTGGTTCAGCGCCCCGGCCTCGCCGGCCGCCGCGGGGTTGCCGAAGGCGCTGGGCGGCGGCAGGACCGCCTCGGCGCGGAAGTCGGGGACGATGTTCGACAGGATCGTCATCACCCGTGCGGCGTCACCGGCCCGCGCGGCCGTTTCCAGCTCGCCCAGCGCGCGGTTGATGAGGGCGTAGTCGATGACCCGCGGGGAGGCGAGGAACACGCCGTCGGCCTCCGTGCGCGTCGGCGCCTCCGTCGAGGTCAGGATCTCCTCGAACAGCTTCTCGCCGGGGCGCAGGCCGGTGAACTCGATCTTGATGTCGTGGCCGGGCCGGTAGCCGGCCAGCCGTATCATCTGCCGGGCGAGGTCGACGATCTTCACCGGCTCGCCCATGTCGAGAACCAGCACCTTGCCGCGCTCCTCCAGGCGGGCCACGCCGTGGGCCGACGCCTGGAGCACCAGTTCCACCGCCTCGCGCACCGTCATGAAGTAGCGGCGCATGTCGGGGTGGGTGACGGTCAGCGGGCCGCCCTTGGCGAGCTGGCGGGTGAACAGCGGCACCACCGACCCGCTGGAGCCCAGCACGTTGCCGAAACGGACCGTCATGTAGCGGGTCGCCGTCTCGCCGCCGTCGCGCGGCGGCAGCATGTCGAGCGCCTGGCAGTAGCACTCGGCGAAGCGCTTGGTGGCGCCCATCACGCTGGTCGGGCGGATCGCCTTGTCGGTGGACACCAGGACCATCGCCTGGCAGCCGTTGGCCCGCGCCGCGTCGGCGACGTTGCGGGTGCCGATGACGTTGGTGAGCGCGCCTTCCGCCGGGTTGGCCTCCACCAGCGGCACATGCTTCAGCGCCGCGGCGTGGAACACCATATGCGGGCGCTGCGCCTGGAACAGGCGGAAGATGCGGTCGCGGTCGCGCACGTCGGCGATCACCGCCTGGAGCGCCAGGGCCGGGAAGCGCTCCCGCACCTCCATCTCGATGCTGTAGAGGTTGAACTCCCCGGCATCGACAAGGGTCAGCGTCTCCGGCTGGAGGGCGGCGATCTGGCGGACCAGCTCGCTGCCGATGGTGCCGCCCGCTCCGGTCACGACGACGCGCCGGCCGGTGACGAGGCTGGCGATGGCGCCGCGGTCGAGAACCGCCTGGGGGCGGCCCAGAAGATCCTCCAGCGCGATCGGGCGCACCTCGATCTTGCCTTCGCCCAGCGCCGACTTGAACTCGGTCAGGCTGGGCAGCCGGGCCATGGACAGGCCGAGCGATTCCGCCTGTTCCAGCAGGTCGCGCAGGACGGTGCCGGGCACGTCGGCCTGGCCCTTGGCGACGATCAGGCGCTGCGGGCGGTCGCCGCGCTGCGCCAGATCCTCCACCACGCGGGGCAGGTCGTCCGGGCCGCCCAGAACGGGCACGCCGCGGATGGCGTGGCCGATGCGCCGGTTCTTGTCGTCGAGCAGGCCGACCACGCGGTAGGCGGCGCCGGCGTTCTGGTCCAGCGAGCGGATGAACAGCTCCGCCGCGTCGCTGACCCCCAGCAGAAGCACCGGGATGCGCGGCACCCCCGGTTCCCGCTCGTGCAGGCCCAGCCGACGGTCCTTCAGCAGGCGGTAGGCGAAGCGCGGCCCGCCCAGCAGGACGAGCTGCACGAACCACAGGATCACCGGCAGGGAGCGCGGCAGGGCCTCCAGCCGGGTCAGCAGGAACATGACCGCCAGGAAGCACAGCACGACCGTCGTGACCGCGCGCAGAAGCTGCGCCAGGTCGGGAACGGAGGCGTAGCGCCAGATGCCGCGGTACAGCCCGGAGAAGCGGAACACCACCGCCGCGATCAGCACCAGGATGGGCAGTCCCGTCAGCAACGGGTCTCTGTATTCCTGAAACGCCTGCTCGCCCACGCGCAGATACAGAGCCACGACCAGGGCGGCGGCGGTCATCGTCAGATCGTGCAGGTAGACGAGGGACGCCCGCGGAGACGGGATACGCATGCGCTTTACCTTAGACTATCGCTTCGCCGGGGGCGCTCCCCTTCGGGAAATCCCAGGCCCATCTTGGCCGTTCAGCCGCGCACAGCTTTGAACCATTCGGCGGTCAGGCGCAAGCCGTACGCGGGGTAGCAGGGCGGGCGCCAGTTCAGCGCGCGGCGGATGGCCCCGTCGTCGATCACCAGCGAGCCGGCGACGCGGTCCAGCATGGCCTCCCGCCGGGCCAGCCGCGCGGCAAGGGCCAGCAGGGACGGCGGGACGGGGAGAAGGCGCGCGGGCTTGCCCAGCGCCTCCGCGATGGCCCGCACCAGCTCCGCCGTGGACATCGGGCGCCCGTCATGGACCAGGAACCGTCCGCCGGCCGCCTGCGGGTGGGTCAGGCACTCCTGGACGGCGTCGGCGAGATTGCCCACGAAGATCAGACTCCGCCGGTTTTCCAGGGCGCCCAGCGGCAAGGGGATGCCGCGGTCCACCGCCTGCATCAGCCGCAGGAAGTTGCCGCCCACGCCGGGGCCGTAGACCAGCGGCGGACGGATCACCACGACCTCCAGCCCGGTGCGGGTCGATATCTCGGCCAGCGCCCGTTCCGCCTCCAGCTTGGAGATGCCGTAGGGGGAATGCGGATCGGGCTCCGTCTCCTCGCTCAGCTCGTCCGGGCGGCTCTCGTCGGCCAGCGCCTTGACGCTGCTGAGATAGACCATCCGCTTGACGCCCGCCGCCGCGGCGGCCTCGGCCAGCACGCGGGTGCCGGCGGTGTTGACGCGGCGGAAGGCGGCCAGCGGGTCGGATTCGCGGTCGCGCATGACGTGGACGCGGGCGGCCAGATGGACCACCGCGTCCATGCCCTGGAGCGCGTTGCCCCAGGCGGTGGCCGGGCCGATGTCGCCGATGGTGACGGTGTCCGCGGCGTGCGGCACCGGAACGTCCGGGCGGCGCACCACGGCGCGCACGCTGTGCCCGCGTTGCGCCAGCAGGGGGATGACCGTACGGGCGACGAAGCCGGTGGCCCCGGTGACCAGGACGCGCATCACGCCGCCGCCCGCACAGGCCGCGCCAGCAGGGCCAGCAGCAGCACGACCGCTGCGACCCCGGCCGGCAGAACCGCCCAGCCGAGCGCCAGCGACGCCACGGCCAGCAGCAGCAGCGTGGCGTTCAGCGCCAGAACCAACCGCACCACCTGGGCGTGGGTGCGTCCGCGCTGGGTGGCCTTCTGATAGAAGTGCTCGCGGTGGGCCTGCCACACCTTCTTCCCCTCGGCCAGCCGGCGCAGCAGGGTGAAGGTGGCGTCGGCCAGGAAATAGGCGGGGATCAGCAGCGCCGCGACCCAAAGCCCCGATGCCGCCAGGGCCAGCAGCAGCCAGCCGAGCGTGAAGCCCAGCGGCACGCTGCCGACATCGCCCATGAAGAGCTTGGCGGGGTGCCAGTTCCACATCAGGAAGCCCATCGCCGCCCCCGCCGCCGCCAGCCCATAGAGCGTCAGCGCCGGATCGAGCGCGCCGAGCGTAGCCACCAGCGCCAGCCCGGCGCCGATCGACGCCGCCTCGCTGCCGGCCAGCCCGTCGATGCCGTCCATGAAGTTGAACAGGTTCACGAACCACAGCCAGCCGACCGCGGCCACCAGCCGGTCGGCCCAGAAGGGCAGCAGTCCCTGGAAGACCAGTCCATCGCCGGGCAGGGCGCCCCCGGGAAGCGCGGTGAGCCCCGCGACCACCGCGGCGATCTGGGCGAGGAATCGCGGCGCCGGACCCAGCCCGCGCCGGTCGTCCATCCAGGACACCGCCATCAGCGCCACCGTTCCGGCCAGGATCGGCAGCGCCCGCAGCGGATGGTCCGCCGTCATGGCGATGAGCGTCCAGACGGGCAGCAGCGTCAGCATGACGCCCCAGCCGCCGCCGCGCGGCGTCGGGATGGAATGGCTGGAGCGGTCGTTCGGATGGTCGAGGATCGCCTTGCGCCGCAGATAGGCGAGCACGCGCCCGGTGAGCAGCCAGGACA
The window above is part of the Azospirillum sp. TSH58 genome. Proteins encoded here:
- a CDS encoding glycosyltransferase family 4 protein, translated to MSGPLALFLALAGSFALSWLLTGRVLAYLRRKAILDHPNDRSSHSIPTPRGGGWGVMLTLLPVWTLIAMTADHPLRALPILAGTVALMAVSWMDDRRGLGPAPRFLAQIAAVVAGLTALPGGALPGDGLVFQGLLPFWADRLVAAVGWLWFVNLFNFMDGIDGLAGSEAASIGAGLALVATLGALDPALTLYGLAAAGAAMGFLMWNWHPAKLFMGDVGSVPLGFTLGWLLLALAASGLWVAALLIPAYFLADATFTLLRRLAEGKKVWQAHREHFYQKATQRGRTHAQVVRLVLALNATLLLLAVASLALGWAVLPAGVAAVVLLLALLARPVRAAA
- a CDS encoding nucleoside-diphosphate sugar epimerase/dehydratase, which produces MRIPSPRASLVYLHDLTMTAAALVVALYLRVGEQAFQEYRDPLLTGLPILVLIAAVVFRFSGLYRGIWRYASVPDLAQLLRAVTTVVLCFLAVMFLLTRLEALPRSLPVILWFVQLVLLGGPRFAYRLLKDRRLGLHEREPGVPRIPVLLLGVSDAAELFIRSLDQNAGAAYRVVGLLDDKNRRIGHAIRGVPVLGGPDDLPRVVEDLAQRGDRPQRLIVAKGQADVPGTVLRDLLEQAESLGLSMARLPSLTEFKSALGEGKIEVRPIALEDLLGRPQAVLDRGAIASLVTGRRVVVTGAGGTIGSELVRQIAALQPETLTLVDAGEFNLYSIEMEVRERFPALALQAVIADVRDRDRIFRLFQAQRPHMVFHAAALKHVPLVEANPAEGALTNVIGTRNVADAARANGCQAMVLVSTDKAIRPTSVMGATKRFAECYCQALDMLPPRDGGETATRYMTVRFGNVLGSSGSVVPLFTRQLAKGGPLTVTHPDMRRYFMTVREAVELVLQASAHGVARLEERGKVLVLDMGEPVKIVDLARQMIRLAGYRPGHDIKIEFTGLRPGEKLFEEILTSTEAPTRTEADGVFLASPRVIDYALINRALGELETAARAGDAARVMTILSNIVPDFRAEAVLPPPSAFGNPAAAGEAGALNQGGSD
- the pal gene encoding peptidoglycan-associated lipoprotein Pal codes for the protein MRIKYLSLIAAVALVAACETAPKDAGNANATGAATSSQIRPGSQEDLVVNVGDRVFFGLDRYDLAPEARATLDRQASWLKQYPNVTVTIEGHADERGTREYNLALGERRANSVKNYLVAGGINASRVKVISYGKEKPAVLGSNEASWAQNRRGVTVVD
- a CDS encoding TonB C-terminal domain-containing protein, giving the protein MRKPLIASATLHVALVALFVLGMPPSDRKLDIPESIPIEIVDMGEVTQAARVDKGEPKPSAPKPPVPEAKPSPPAPAPPEPASEPPPPPPPRPEPKVPEPPKVAQVTPPPAREPPPPPKPAPPPPPPDPEPAPVVKPPEPKPEPKPQPPKPEPPKPEPPKPEPPKPEPPKPEPKKPEPPKPEPAKPEPPKPEPKKPEPAKPEPPKAEPKKPEKPPEKTDALADLLKNVQKNAPAKPAASESKADAKPTQQAAASSAPSGAAKAVNGPDKPFKPSGRAIDGIRGAVSKNWNFDPGRKDAGNMQVEIIVELGRDGSVLNATINERYRSRYMSDAAFRASADAALRAVKRASPLPISEFSGDFTPARYEEWRYFVFNFDPRDMF
- the tolB gene encoding Tol-Pal system beta propeller repeat protein TolB encodes the protein MTKKTRLLLKAAGCAGALLLALGVAAPAPARAEVRIDITKGVVEPLPIAITSFAGSGGREAQVGSDISKVVAADLERSGLFRPLDPKGFLQTPDQLRSGEPRYQDWRAVGAQALVAGNTTAMGDGRMKVDFRLWDVAAGQYMQGLSYTATADSWRRIAHIVADAIYKRLTGEEGYFDTRIVYVAESGPANARKKQLAIMDQDGENHQFLTDGKNLVLTPRFSPATQEITYMSYFNKKPRVYLFNIDSGRQEVLGDFVGMTFAPRFSPDGNKVIMSMAQNGNTDIYALDLRTRRQTQLTDSPGIDTGPSYSPDGQRIVFESDRGGSQQLYIMNADGSGPKRLTFGEGRYGTPVWSPRGDLIAFTRQRGSNFALGVIRPDGTGERILTESFHVEGPTWAPNGRVLSFFRDVPAGDGRGRSAKLYTIDVTGANERRVITPLDGSDPAWSPLIP
- the tolR gene encoding protein TolR, with the translated sequence MGAQLAGKGGHGRGRRRGYRAMADINMTPFIDVMLVLLIVFMVAAPLLTVGVPVDLPKTNAAPLEAQKDPLFVTVQADGRVYVQETAVETANMVPLLIAVTNNNPDARILVRGDAKIAYGKMLEVMGTMSAAGFKKVGLVAEMPSGPGATGPRVGGSAQR
- a CDS encoding NAD-dependent epimerase/dehydratase family protein, which codes for MRVLVTGATGFVARTVIPLLAQRGHSVRAVVRRPDVPVPHAADTVTIGDIGPATAWGNALQGMDAVVHLAARVHVMRDRESDPLAAFRRVNTAGTRVLAEAAAAAGVKRMVYLSSVKALADESRPDELSEETEPDPHSPYGISKLEAERALAEISTRTGLEVVVIRPPLVYGPGVGGNFLRLMQAVDRGIPLPLGALENRRSLIFVGNLADAVQECLTHPQAAGGRFLVHDGRPMSTAELVRAIAEALGKPARLLPVPPSLLALAARLARREAMLDRVAGSLVIDDGAIRRALNWRPPCYPAYGLRLTAEWFKAVRG